One Bombina bombina isolate aBomBom1 chromosome 5, aBomBom1.pri, whole genome shotgun sequence DNA segment encodes these proteins:
- the LOC128659257 gene encoding uncharacterized protein LOC128659257, translating into MPVESTKDEGAPQMDVGTLQHEAGLSPIASTASTPSGDPLTPKAITPLQESPPVSPESDTSRALVSSYLQVKEDDRPQPEGASSEISTAGGRAILQVASETTKEPALADVQEPVEAHSVVGPAVSLTTDTLDTRIVMGEETSCSTEETGTLNILQSCTAELEPVPLDTMEEEAAALSSNHKVEKSERDSGTESDKEVIVPQFSDDLHLEYNESSREYTLKESFFTQGEALADVPSLSPEPTKESPCICTESEVQSLKHTYNVDSDLYTTAPSTPIKTIYTQLKHYPFSRYSQNDDQNDTENESLCSPPTSPSGSYITAEGGSWTSSITSSGSPSCSPNLMAEADAMEAHNAYPDPLDAHEQGICEDPCCMSPDILDDEDIPELYSRSLQSDNFSLANEAVADGYENDGQTTEEEEDEEEEWETDFAPSFTSIPLCSEYVNTVISDSFSSPTVYEHDVLQASRASCSSEIDEFPQGTAEVHSELPRADLQNVENDHMIPAFMLPFQGSLIFEAESMEITLFPQGESVEAEVIYGEEDDDSTSASLLHSLSENSINEGVDESFAYQDDTSESSDSASYDGEDDEKRYSTEQYAVTTDSVLETTETQAEHQHNSSVSCESEMETSSDLSDTDEECAVFSALDTGVGDLPSSKKNPTHEENPNFKNLHDSANESEEKENNSDEEKKENNDLNFAQCLTLKESKEVLTRQDSSSELEDSSTSMATEPIRRALPLTPEVQKETQFATLVGTVPVEEKEQTSRWSDSPIEQQSSSSEIDEILGAGINNVGECLIACFDTDEELDTLPSLNTNAESIGEEKREQEQSGRQSSMAIMNPQMTTVQYYNFGSGENLASESMNEHNLQSAMKSEASAQCNVEAIDIATCDGILNITELEKRDTEMEHNLPEHLHEERLEDNAEGDCMFVCYDSGDDQELEMTRLDRQSLISQIYRQQEEAAMTKSSYSTNKRKPAEFEGETQTMLASTDQGDFKEYLDDNSGYLVARTEQGVMDQEFIIEGVGFNNLTKSSLMSEMSVQLNTNNNILEERDNIQYTVKNDTCVISEHNSDEMHITIKAQVCPRVARSSSPEQTTSALETDNFTNDKLHMPGNVLEPLEKQGSKTNQQTNSGTYSYVFEERSEIVLDNLKQDTVEYETKEGIQKEALECPDLKEPPYVEDKSQCSKPIQSKGGIQIIPYSSDTDNASHLKVGTTATLHQSNILEVKENSEPDPYLYDVKAEDDSNIHNTSLLESRITTGELKNNPKTQEDLYHTDGDISLQSSMGHLGSPYNESIISDDTLEWETGTDSSKRSSEEQLHSNSEPKMAENSEDKEKALEQVSTESSSFNISQVETKICIEQSDKLTTDESCKSFEDNMSNGFSNRVIDTQRAADHATTIPDNQFKDSNKNPEKSLRSSCNKNEELKITRGKTSDIRCMDKEEIGVKEAKTSPNHVSPDSVCAFVLPTEINETSQEELVNDMTRLLQGSFGKLETLDLNNRSGCTETNVCKFTRTSSNLKGNSELTSYLLGDIKVNTRCHIDKTSQEKHNETQRVETGPQKHTMPEEKNHEKNIPETALSKASGTFSSNEGKVKKDKLSECVRTVENPCVESHNINHSPYCKTEMQNEPKSEVQNIVIDTGPNKVANENLTSKCYLTRTLDNTNIRVSPHVGFMNSTLKSPLHENLQSVLGSGPTHKASDTGKSVTYTCSAVSKVSSSATCSVSAGCAQDKKEVGHLPTIERTSRGPEHTSAILDTKMCSTAVPDMSSKVSELSTVLVPTSKSPGKSCFSMAKEQTCKKSHLSSVLSDPSSSSESELTSRSHDRHLLKETSAVTLLGVNKPMLRQRGCETLSHRGSCNDSESNDESLPDLEEPDLTEARTSSHQNQLAHCVGSGEESISKAKQSRSEKKARKAMSKLGLRQIHGVTRITIRKSKNILFVITKPDVFKSPASDIYIVFGEAKIEDLSQQVHKAAAEKFKVPMEHSPLITESAPTLTIKEESEEEEEVDEAGLEVRDIELVMAQANVSRAKAVRALRHNNNDIVNAIMELTM; encoded by the exons GTTTGTCCCCAATTGCTTCAACTGCATCAACTCCTAGTGGTGATCCTTTAACACCGAAGGCTATAACTCCACTGCAGGAATCTCCACCAGTGAGCCCTGAGAGTGATACAAGTAGAGCACTGGTTTCATCGTACCTGCAAGTTAAGGAAGATGATCGGCCTCAGCCAGAGGGAGCAAGCAGTGAAATATCTACAGCAGGTGGCAGAGCCATTCTTCAGGTGGCCTCTGAAACTACAAAGGAGCCTGCCTTAGCTGATGTACAGGAACCAGTAGAAGCCCACAGTGTAGTTGGTCCTGCCGTGTCTTTGACCACTGACACCCTTGATACTAGAATTGTAATGGGAGAAGAGACTTCTTGCAGCACTGAAGAGACAGGCACTTTAAATATTTTGCAATCTTGCACGGCTGAGCTTGAACCTGTTCCTTTGGATACAATGGAAGAAGAAGCAGCAGCGCTCTCATCCAATCACAAAGTTGAAAAATCTGAGAGAGATTCTGGGACAGAGAGTGACAAGGAAGTCATTGTGCCTCAGTTTTCTGATGATTTGCACTTGGAATACAATGAATCAAGCAGAGAGTATACTCTGAAAGAAAGCTTCTTTACTCAGGGAGAAGCATTAGCTGATGTGCCTTCACTATCTCCTGAGCCCACCAAAGAGTCACCCTGTATTTGCACAGAGAGTGAGGTCCAGTCACTCAAACATACATATAATGTTGACTCAGATCTATACACCACTGCTCCTTCCACCCCTATAAAAACCATCTATACACAGCTTAAGCATTATCCATTCTCAAGGTATAGCCAAAATGATGATCAAAATGACACTGAAAATGAAAGCTTGTGTTCCCCTCCTACTTCACCATCAGGCTCCTATATCACTGCAGAAGGGGGCAGTTGGACCTCTTCAATTACATCTAGTGGGTCGCCTTCTTGTTCTCCGAATCTGATGGCTGAAGCAGATGCAATGGAAGCACACAATGCTTATCCAGATCCCCTGGATGCTCATGAGCAGGGTATTTGTGAAGACCCATGTTGCATGTCCCCTGACATTTTAGATGATGAAGATATTCCAGAACTGTATAGTAGAAGTTTACAATCTGATAATTTCTCTCTGGCAAATGAGGCAGTAGCAGATGGATATGAAAATGATGGCCAAACTACTGAAGAAGAAGAGGATGAAGAAGAAGAATGGGAAACAGACTTTGCACCTTCTTTTACTAGTATACCCCTTTGTTCAGAGTATGTGAATACAGTCATATCAGATTCTTTCTCCTCCCCTACCGTTTATGAGCATGATGTATTACAAGCATCTAGAGCAAGTTGTTCTTCAGAAATTGATGAGTTTCCACAGGGAACAGCTGAGGTACATTCTGAATTACCAAGAGCTGACCTGCAAAATGTTGAAAATGACCACATGATACCGGCCTTTATGCTTCCCTTCCAAGGAAGTTTGATTTTTGAAGCAGAATCAATGGAAATTACATTGTTTCCTCAAGGTGAGTCTGTTGAGGCTGAGGTGATTTATGGAGAAGAGGATGATGATAGCACTTCTGCATCCCTTCTGCATTCTCTGTCTGAGAATTCCATCAATGAAGGGGTGGATGAGTCCTTTGCTTACCAGGATGACACATCTGAGTCATCAGATTCAGCATCTTATGATGGTGAAGATGATGAGAAACGGTACAGCACTGAGCAGTATGCCGTAACAACTGATTCTGTTCTAGAAACTACAGAGACCCAAGCTGAGCATCAGCACAATTCCTCTGTTTCATGTGAGAGTGAAATGGAGACATCTTCAGATTTATCTGACACAGATGAGGAATGTGCAGTTTTTTCAGCTCTTGACACAGGGGTTGGTGATTTGCCAAGTAGTAAAAAAAATCCAACACACGAGGAGAATCCCAATTTTAAGAACCTTCATGACAGTGCTAATGAGagtgaagaaaaagaaaacaatagcgatgaagaaaaaaaagaaaacaatgactTAAACTTTGCTCAATGCCTAACACTCAAAGAATCTAAAGAGGTTTTGACCAGGCAAGATAGTTCTAGTGAACTGGAAGACTCTAGCACCAGCATGGCCACAGAGCCCATTAGGAGGGCTCTGCCACTTACACCTGAAGTTCAAAAGGAAACTCAGTTTGCTACTTTAGTGGGCACAGTTCCAGTGGAAGAAAAAGAACAGACATCAAGGTGGTCAGATAGCCCAATAGAACAACAATCTTCATCTTCAGAGATAGATGAGATCCTCGGTGCTGGGATCAATAATGTTGGTGAATGTCTGATTGCTTGTTTTGACACTGATGAAGAGCTGGATACTTTGCCATCACTGAACACAAATGCAGAAAGCATAGGGGAAGAAAAGAGAGAACAAGAGCAGAGTGGTCGTCAGTCCTCTATGGCCATTATGAACCCACAGATGACCACAGTTCAATATTACAACTTTGGGTCAGGGGAGAATTTAGCATCCGAGTCAATGAATGAGCATAATTTACAGTCGGCTATGAAAAGTGAGGCATCAGCACAGTGCAATGTGGAAGCAATAGACATAGCAACATGTGATGGAATATTGAACATCACAGAGCTAGAAAAGCGAGATACTGAGATGGAGCATAACTTGCCAGAACACCTCCATGAAGAAAGGTTAGAAGACAACGCTGAGGGTGACTGCATGTTTGTGTGCTATGATTCTGGTGATGATCAGGAGCTTGAGATGACTCGACTTGACCGACAATCTCTCATTAGTCAGATATACAGACAACAAGAAGAAGCTGCTATGACCAAATCATCCTACAGCACAAATAAAAGAAAGCCTGCAGAATTTGAGGGGGAGACACAGACAATGCTAGCATCCACTGATCAAGGGGACTTTAAAGAATATTTGGATGATAACTCAGGTTATCTTGTAGCTAGAACAGAGCAGGGTGTGATGGACCAAGAATTTATCATAGAGGGTGTAGGTTTCAATAACTTGACTAAATCTTCTCTTATGAGTGAAATGTCTGTTCAGTTAAATACAAACAACAACATTCTAGAGGAAAGAGATAATATTCAATATACAGTAAAAAATGATACGTGTGTTATCAGCGAACACAACTCGGATGAAATGCATATTACTATAAAAGCTCAGGTATGCCCTAGGGTCGCCAGATCTTCTTCTCCAGAACAGACAACTTCAGCACTGGAAACAGATAACTTTACTAATGATAAGTTGCATATGCCTGGAAATGTCTTAGAACCTTTAGAGAAGCAGGGGTCAAAAACTAACCAACAGACTAATTCAGGCACATATTCTTATGTTTTTGAGGAAAGGAGTGAAATAGTTCTGGATAATTTGAAGCAGGATACCGTTGAATATGAAACTAAGGAAGGAATTCAGAAAGAAGCTCTTGAGTGTCCAGATTTGAAAGAGCCTCCATATGTTGAAGATAAAAGTCAGTGTAGCAAACCTATACAAAGCAAAGGGGGCATCCAGATCATCCCTTACTCGAGTGACACTGATAATGCATCACATCTCAAGGTGGGAACAACAGCTACTTTGCATCAGAGCAATATTTTAGAGGTAAAAGAAAATTCTGAgcctgatccttatttgtatgatgTCAAGGCAGAAGATGACTCAAATATTCACAACACTTCTCTATTGGAAAGTAGAATAACAACTGGTGAGCTGAAAAACAACCCTAAAACACAAGAAGATCTTTACCATACTGATGGAGATATTTCTTTACAAAGTAGTATGGGGCATCTAGGAAGCCCATACAACGAATCTATAATATCTGATGATACACTTGAATGGGAAACGGGAACAGACAGCAGTAAGAGGTCTTCTGAAGAACAGCTACATTCCAATTCAGAACCGAAAATGGCTGAAAATTCTGAGGATAAAGAGAAAGCTCTGGAACAGGTTTCTACAGAAAGTTCTTCATTTAACATTAGTCAGGTAGAAACCAAAATATGTATAGAACAATCTGATAAGTTAACGACTGATGAATCATGTAAATCTTTTGAAGATAACATGTCAAATGGCTTTAGCAACCGTGTTATTGATACACAGCGAGCAGCAGATCATGCCACTACAATACCCGATAATCAATTTAAAGATTCTAATAAGAATCCAGAAAAGTCATTAAGGTCCTCTTGTAACAAAAATGAGGAACTGAAAATCACTAGAGGAAAAACTTCAGATATAAGATGTATGGATAAAGAGGAAATAGGTGTAAAGGAAGCAAAGACCTCTCCAAATCATGTCAGCCCAGATTCTGTATGTGCCTTTGTACTGCCTACTGAAATCAATGAAACATCTCAAGAAGAGTTGGTCAATGACATGACCAGACTCCTGCAGGGCTCCTTTGGTAAACTGGAGACTTTGGATCTGAATAACCGATCTGGTTGTACTGAGACCAATGTGTGCAAGTTTACAAGGACTTCTAGCAATTTAAAAGGGAACAGTGAATTAACATCTTATTTATTAGGAGATATTAAGGTAAATACTAGATGCCACATAGATAAGACTTCCCAAGAGAAACATAATGAAACTCAAAGGGTGGAAACTGGTCCACAGAAGCATACAATGCCTGAAGAAAAAAATCATGAGAAGAACATTCCAGAAACTGCTCTTTCAAAGGCTTCAGGTACGTTTTCCTCAAACGAAGGAAAAGTAAAGAAAGACAAATTAAGTGAATGTGTCAGGACAGTAGAAAACCCTTGTGTTGAATCACATAACATAAACCATTCACCATATTGCAAGACAGAAATGCAAAATGAGCCTAAAAGTGAGGTACAAAACATTGTTATTGATACAGGTCCAAATAAAGTAGCAAATGAAAATCTGACATCAAAATGTTACCTCACTAGGACACTGGACAACACAAATATCCGGGTATCACCCCATGTAGGGTTTATGAACTCTACTCTTAAAAGTCCTCTGCATGAAAACCTTCAGTCTGTGTTAGGATCAGGCCCTACACATAAAGCTTCAGATACTGGGAAGTCTGTCACATATACATGTTCGGCTGTAAGCAAAGTGTCTTCCTCAGCCACCTGTTCTGTGTCTGCAGGGTGTGCTCAGGATAAAAAGGAGGTGGGACACCTTCCCACCATAGAGAGGACATCCAGGGGTCCAGAGCACACATCAGCTATACTGGATACCAAGATGTGTTCTACag CAGTTCCTGACATGAGTTCTAAGGTCTCTGAGTTGAGCACCGTGCTTGTTCCCACCAGCAAGTCTCCAGGAAAAAGCTGTTTCTCAATGGCAAAAGAGCAGACATGCAAGAAAAGCCATCTCAGTTCTGTTCTTTCGGACCCCAGCTCCTCCAGTGAGAGCGAGCTGACTTCTCGGAGTCATGATAGGCATCTGCTCAAAGAGACATCGGCTGTTACACTCCTTGGCGTCAACAAGCCTATGCTGAGGCAGAGAGGATGTGAGACGCTCAGCCATAGAG GATCCTGTAATGATTCAGAGAGCAACGATGAATCTCTCCCTGACCTAGAAGAGCCAGATCTGACAGAGGCACGCACGTCCTCACACCAG AACCAGTTGGCTCATTGTGTAGGCTCTGGAGAGGAATCtatcagcaaagccaagcaaagtCGCAGTGAAAAGAAGGCCAGGAAG